In one Rutidosis leptorrhynchoides isolate AG116_Rl617_1_P2 chromosome 8, CSIRO_AGI_Rlap_v1, whole genome shotgun sequence genomic region, the following are encoded:
- the LOC139862189 gene encoding uncharacterized protein has protein sequence MKAMDTWSLTTTTSTPYTTINYRPSNTHRKNLRRRSTFITLANSSTKDIWRKAPKKPTTLKQQQSTFLQPYRRKPEVGFLDHNVDMEELISSINQTTDEHQLFALMSQYKNRQLSIRFMVTVLTRETDWQRSLALLDWINEHALYTPSVYAYNVVLRNVLKAKQWEIAHGLFDEMRQRGLSPDRYTYSNLITMFGKEGKFDDALSWLQKMEHDHVSGDLVLYSNLIELSRKLCDYSKAISIFSRLKQSGISPDLVAYNSMINVFGKAKLFREARLLLQEMRSVEVEPDTVSYSTLLSMYAENQKYLEALSVFSEMKGVNCLPDLTTCNIMIDVYGQLDMAKEADRLFWSLRKMGIEPNVISYNTLLRVYGEAELFGEAIHLFRLMQRKDIIQNVVTYNTMIKIYGKTLEHEKANNLIQEMQSRGIEPNAITYSTIISIWDKTGKLDRAATLFQKLRSSGVEIDQVLYQTMIVAYERAGLVGHAKRLLHELKTPDNIPRATAITILAGAGRVEEATWVFRQAYNSNEIKDISVYACMIDLFSRNRKYASVIEVFDKMRKAGYFPDSNVIGVVLNGYGKLREFDKAHEVYIEMQDEGCVFPDEVHFQMLSLYGAKRDFEMVESLFEKLEGDSNVNKKELHLVVASIYERGNRLNDASRIVNRMKDIGLLKS, from the coding sequence ATGAAAGCAATGGATACGTGGTCACTGACTACTACTACTTCCACACCTTACACTACAATCAACTACCGGCCGTCCAATACCCACCGGAAAAATCTCCGGCGCCGTTCTACATTCATCACCCTCGCTAACTCATCAACAAAAGATATATGGCGAAAAGCACCCAAAAAGCCCACAACTTTAAAGCAGCAGCAGTCAACGTTTCTTCAACCGTATCGTCGAAAACCAGAAGTGGGTTTCTTAGATCACAACGTCGATATGGAAGAACTCATATCATCTATCAATCAAACCACAGACGAACACCAACTGTTTGCGTTAATGTCTCAGTACAAAAACCGACAACTTTCAATACGGTTCATGGTAACTGTACTTACCCGTGAAACTGACTGGCAACGATCACTTGCATTGCTTGATTGGATCAACGAACACGCGCTATACACGCCTTCGGTGTACGCGTACAACGTCGTGTTAAGAAACGTGCTAAAAGCGAAACAATGGGAGATTGCACATGGACTGTTCGACGAAATGCGTCAAAGAGGTTTGTCACCAGATAGATATACTTATTCGAATTTAATCACTATGTTTGGTAAAGAAGGTAAGTTTGATGACGCATTATCTTGGCTACAGAAAATGGAACATGATCATGTGTCTGGTGATCTTGTTTTGTATAGTAATTTAATTGAGTTGTCTCGTAAGTTATGTGATTATTCTAAAGCTATATCCATATTTTCTAGATTGAAACAATCCGGGATTAGCCCGGATCTTGTTGCGTATAATTCGATGATCAACGTGTTTGGAAAAGCTAAGTTGTTTCGTGAAGCTCGGTTGTTACTTCAAGAAATGAGATCAGTTGAAGTTGAGCCTGATACAGTTAGTTATTCAACGTTGTTAAGTATGTACGCTGAAAATCAGAAGTATCTTGAAGCGTTATCGGTTTTTTCTGAAATGAAAGGAGTGAATTGTTTACCTGATCTTACGACATGTAATATAATGATAGATGTGTACGGACAACTAGATATGGCGAAAGAAGCTGATAGATTGTTTTGGAGTTTGAGAAAAATGGGAATCGAACCGAATGTGATTAGTTACAATACGTTATTGAGAGTGTACGGTGAAGCTGAGCTTTTCGGTGAGGCGATTCATTTGTTTAGATTAATGCAAAGAAAAGATATAATTCAAAATGTTGTTACGTACAATACAATGATCAAGATTTATGGTAAAACTCTTGAGCATGAAAAAGCTAATAATCTAATACAAGAAATGCAAAGTAGAGGGATAGAACCGAATGCTATTACTTACTCAACGATAATATCAATTTGGGATAAAACTGGAAAGTTGGATCGAGCTGCAACGTTGTTTCAAAAGTTAAGAAGTTCGGGTGTTGAAATTGATCAAGTTCTTTATCAAACTATGATTGTTGCTTATGAACGGGCGGGATTAGTTGGGCATGCAAAacgtttacttcatgaacttaaaACACCGGATAATATTCCTCGAGCAACTGCAATAACAATTCTTGCTGGAGCGGGCCGTGTAGAAGAAGCCACATGGGTTTTTCGTCAAGCGTATAATAGTAATGAGATTAAGGATATATCGGTATACGCGTGTATGATTGATCTTTTTTCAAGAAATCGAAAGTATGCTAGTGTGATTGAGGTTTTTGATAAGATGAGAAAAGCGGGGTACTTTCCTGATTCTAATGTGATTGGTGTTGTACTAAATGGTTATGGGAAGTTAAGAGAATTTGATAAGGCGCACGAGGTTTATATCGAAATGCAAGATGAAGGGTGTGTGTTTCCTGATGAAGTTCATTTTCAAATGTTAAGTCTTTATGGTGCAAAACGAGATTTTGAGATGGTGGAATCgttgtttgagaaattggaaggtgATTCGAATGTTAATAAGAAGGAATTGCATCTTGTTGTAGCTAGTATATATGAAAGAGGTAATAGATTGAATGATGCATCTCGAATTGTTAACCGAATGAAAGATATCGGACTTTTGAAATCGTAG